The proteins below are encoded in one region of Misgurnus anguillicaudatus chromosome 24, ASM2758022v2, whole genome shotgun sequence:
- the LOC141361515 gene encoding uncharacterized protein yields the protein MNLLFFFHSFYCTILTQKRDKSAVKFLMNLFTAASESGENYTELLTSVCSYRYFPLNCYDDELQLKQSDFLLELWSHVKDYMSQTGRCLLSVIQSIYRLTPAVWTINLSERKTSILLEVLQLQRVIKPVELIDWTDDESEVRGFIQCLPYISQLRFIKPPNESYELWEKRQKLFILDLCLQAAVCQKETIETTVKMLLSSVNYEKLDFLLDLYSHVKDYESQTGSSVLPALQSIYQSSPAVWTINLSERKTSILLEVLKLQTEKKPVELIDWTDDESEVRGFIQCLPYISLLRFDPVYCKGMSKKCSQFLMDLFIEASDCEADTGINYTELLTSVCCHKSFPCEEKNLHGCQFNVVQSDFLLDLCEHVKDYESQTSWRLLPALQSIYQSSPAVWIINLSERKTSILLEVLKLQTEKKPVKLIDWTDDESEVRGFIQCLPYISQLRFELILLYSCSFYAVLYLNSLFC from the exons ATgaatcttttatttttcttccaTAGTTTTTACTGCACTATTTTAACTCAAAAGAGAGACAAGTCAGCTGTCAAGTTTCTGATGAATTTGTTCACCGCCGCATCAGAGTCTGGAGAAAATTACACTGAACTCTTAACATCTGTGTGTAGTTACAGATATTTTCCTTTGAACTGTTATGATGATGAGCTTCAGTTGAAACaatcagattttttgcttgagttGTGGTCACACGTGAAGGACTATATGTCCCAAACAGGCAGATGTCTCCTTTCAGTGATTCAGTCAATTTACCGACTAACTCCTGCAGTCTGGACCATAAACCTCTCAGAGAGAAAGACCTCCATCCTACTCGAAGTGCTTCAACTACAAAGAGTAATAAAACCAGTAGAGCTGATAGACTGGACAGATGATGAGAGTGAAGTGAGAGGATTCATTCAGTGTCTGCCATACATCTCACAACTGAG ATTTATTAAACCACCAAATGAATCATATGAACTGTGGGAAAAAAGACAGAAATTATTTATACTGGATTTATGTCTTCAAGCTGCTGTCTGTCAGAAAGAGACCATAGAGACAACTGTGAAGATGCTGCTGTCATCTGTGAATTATGAGAAATTGGATTTTCTGCTGGATCTGTACTCACATGTGAAGGACTATGAGAGTCAAACAGGCAGCAGTGTCCTACCAGCATTACAGTCAATTTATCAGTCATCTCCTGCAGTCTGGACCATAAACCTCTCAGAGAGAAAGACCTCCATCCTCCTAGAAGTGCTGAAACTCCAAACAGAGAAGAAACCAGTAGAGCTGATAGACTGGACAGATGATGAGAGTGAAGTGAGAGGATTCATTCAGTGTCTGCCATACATCTCACTGCTGAG ATTTGATCCTGTATACTGTAAGGGTATGTCCAAAAAGTGCTCCCAATTCCTTATGGATCTCTTTATAGAAGCATCAGACTGTGAAGCAGATACAGGAATAAATTACACTGAACTATTAACATCTGTGTGTTGCCACAAATCTTTCCCCTGTGAGGAGAAAAATCTTCATGGGTGTCAGTTTAATGTTGTTCAATCAGATTTTCTGCTGGATCTGTGTGAACATGTGAAGGACTATGAGAGTCAAACAAGCTGGAGACTCCTACCAGCATTACAGTCAATTTATCAGTCATCTCCTGCAGTCTGGATCATAAACCTCTCAGAGAGAAAGACCTCCATCCTCCTAGAAGTGCTGAAACTCCAAACAGAGAAGAAACCAGTAAAGCTGATAGACTGGACAGATGATGAGAGTGAAGTGAGAGGATTCATTCAGTGTCTGCCATACATCTCTCAACTGAGGTTTGAGTTAATACTGCTTTATTCTTGTAGTTTTTATGCAGTGTTGTATTTGAACAGTTTATTTTGTTGA